In the Chloroflexota bacterium genome, one interval contains:
- a CDS encoding HAMP domain-containing histidine kinase — MSRASSFERATLDPFYHELRTSLTLIQTCTDLLMHADQIGQADLRNFLQIIRRGGTRIDRLVRDYILLAKGEYGVLSEEKVAQPTSVLPPLNLALLEVRAESNDRGVEIVSDLPETMPLVLANPDHLRLIIERLLSVALRFVRNSGDAVVVQTRTMPDSVAVVFTVEGVPLTDEDLPRIFDRFFVPQNLPLSREQHGLGLDLPVVKSLVELYGGKVAIERLAKGNVFAFTIPRAEPETSRS; from the coding sequence ATGAGCCGCGCCAGCAGCTTTGAACGAGCCACACTCGACCCGTTTTACCACGAGCTTCGCACCTCGCTGACCTTGATCCAAACCTGTACCGATTTGTTGATGCATGCCGACCAAATTGGGCAGGCCGATTTGCGCAATTTTTTACAAATTATCCGGCGTGGTGGCACTCGGATTGATCGGCTTGTGCGGGATTATATTTTGTTGGCCAAGGGTGAGTATGGGGTTTTGAGCGAGGAGAAAGTCGCTCAGCCAACCTCAGTTTTGCCCCCACTCAATTTAGCCTTGCTTGAGGTTCGCGCCGAAAGTAATGATCGTGGGGTCGAGATTGTGAGCGATCTGCCCGAAACGATGCCTTTGGTTTTGGCTAACCCCGACCATTTACGCCTGATTATCGAGCGTTTGTTGAGCGTAGCGTTGCGCTTTGTGCGCAATTCAGGCGATGCAGTCGTGGTGCAAACCCGTACCATGCCCGATAGCGTGGCGGTGGTTTTTACGGTCGAAGGTGTGCCACTGACCGACGAGGATTTACCACGAATTTTCGATCGCTTCTTCGTGCCGCAAAATTTGCCACTCTCACGCGAGCAACATGGCTTGGGCTTAGATTTGCCAGTCGTCAAATCGTTGGTTGAGCTATACGGCGGCAAAGTGGCGATTGAGCGGTTGGCCAAGGGCAATGTGTTTGCCTTTACGATTCCTCGTGCCGAGCCAGAAACCAGTCGTAGCTAA
- a CDS encoding alpha/beta hydrolase — protein sequence MANDVECLTDLPYGKADNYWLFLDLYRPEPLPSQALPVVMYIHGGMWRRGDKALSSDPFLAQTGRYMVASINYRRSDQAIFPAQLHDAKAAVRWLRANAQRLGIDPQRIGVWGHDAGGHLASLLGVTGTEASLTGNNGSPEQPSHVQAVVAVAAPSDLSKLGDWHDEPDSPESLLVGGALPTRPELVQQANPLNYLNQPAPPFLLIHGEQDQTVPVGQSLMLQQALQAANAEVELLLLPEAEHNFGANSPYLQQINQRILAFFDRVLQA from the coding sequence ATGGCGAATGATGTTGAATGTTTAACCGATTTACCCTATGGTAAGGCCGACAACTATTGGCTGTTTCTCGATTTGTATCGACCTGAGCCATTGCCAAGCCAAGCCTTGCCTGTGGTGATGTATATTCATGGTGGGATGTGGCGGCGCGGCGATAAAGCGCTGAGCAGCGATCCGTTTTTGGCCCAAACGGGCCGTTACATGGTTGCCAGCATCAATTATCGCCGCAGCGATCAGGCGATTTTTCCGGCCCAACTACACGATGCCAAGGCCGCTGTCCGTTGGCTTCGTGCCAATGCTCAACGCTTGGGCATCGATCCACAGCGCATTGGAGTTTGGGGCCACGATGCGGGCGGTCATTTGGCAAGTTTATTGGGTGTTACAGGAACTGAAGCAAGCTTAACGGGCAACAACGGCAGCCCTGAACAACCAAGCCATGTGCAAGCAGTAGTCGCCGTGGCTGCGCCCAGCGATTTGAGCAAGCTTGGCGATTGGCACGACGAGCCAGATTCGCCTGAATCGTTGTTGGTTGGCGGCGCTTTGCCGACGCGCCCTGAGTTGGTACAACAAGCCAATCCATTGAATTACCTTAATCAGCCAGCCCCGCCGTTTTTGCTGATTCACGGTGAGCAAGACCAAACCGTGCCTGTCGGCCAAAGCCTGATGTTGCAACAAGCCTTGCAAGCGGCCAATGCCGAGGTAGAATTGTTGCTTTTACCTGAGGCTGAACACAATTTTGGAGCTAATAGCCCCTATCTTCAACAGATTAACCAACGGATTTTGGCGTTTTTTGATCGGGTGTTGCAGGCCTAA
- a CDS encoding peptidase domain-containing ABC transporter, producing the protein MLKRWLASFKRRRVPVLLQLSAIECGAACLAMVLSYWGRATSVAEAREVCRPSRDGLSAQTIAAAGRHYGLIVRAFALQNLDFGSLQLPAILHWNFNHFVVLEQWSPRGATIVDPALGRRFVELSELDQRFTGIVLSCQPGPNFEQRQRSNTNQWRLIRSTLLAKPSLLVQIIVASGLLQLVGLALPLLTKSLVQQVTLPSFEVLLGRVLIGLGLIISIRFLIQYMRSLLLIQLQLRFDTDLSEHFLSHLLRLPLAFFEQRSSGDLLLRLTSNSTIRELITNQVLSVVLDGGLMLVYGGLLFWQSGSFGLTVAIIALLQVAIIWLTQGRLRPLVETDLLEQSEAQSYLVELLSGITTIKAMGVEHYAFGYWQNLARRQRNTSLRRQRLSAVVDSILGTLQTATPLILLWVGLREVHQGQMDLSTMLALNAIGTLALAPLVTLISQGQRLQLLTSYLERLNDVLMAQPEPDGSFAPETNLQGAIRLENVSFGYNPHTAPILRDISLQIAPGQKVALVGRTGSGKSTLAKLLLGLYQPSSGQIWIDERPIEDYDRQALRQQFGVVLQDAFLFSGSIRQNINLQRASLPAAQLIAASQRAGLHNDIVSMPMGYETRVGEAAGGISGGQRQRIALARALLRQPAILILDEATSQLDTLTEQIVEQQLNQLNCTRIVIAHRLSTVKNADVIIVLDRGQIAEQGTHGELVGANGVYASMVSNQQPT; encoded by the coding sequence ATGTTGAAACGTTGGTTGGCAAGCTTCAAACGGCGACGGGTTCCTGTTTTACTCCAATTAAGTGCGATTGAATGTGGTGCTGCATGTTTGGCCATGGTGCTCTCTTATTGGGGGCGAGCAACTTCGGTTGCAGAAGCTCGCGAGGTCTGTCGGCCATCGCGTGATGGCTTGAGTGCCCAAACAATTGCTGCCGCTGGCCGGCATTATGGCCTGATTGTACGAGCCTTTGCCCTACAAAACCTCGATTTTGGCTCACTCCAACTCCCAGCGATTTTGCATTGGAATTTTAATCATTTTGTGGTGCTTGAACAGTGGTCGCCACGCGGCGCAACCATCGTTGATCCTGCCTTGGGTCGGCGTTTTGTTGAGTTAAGCGAGCTTGACCAACGCTTCACTGGGATTGTGCTCAGTTGCCAGCCTGGCCCAAATTTTGAGCAACGCCAGCGCTCCAACACCAACCAATGGCGCTTGATTCGCTCGACGCTTTTGGCCAAACCTAGTTTATTGGTGCAAATTATCGTGGCCTCAGGCTTGTTGCAATTGGTTGGGCTGGCCTTGCCATTGCTGACCAAAAGTTTGGTGCAACAGGTTACCTTGCCGAGTTTTGAGGTGTTGCTTGGGCGGGTATTAATTGGCTTGGGCTTAATCATCAGCATTCGCTTTTTGATTCAATATATGCGGAGCCTCTTGTTGATTCAGCTACAACTGCGTTTTGATACTGATTTAAGCGAGCATTTTTTAAGCCATTTGTTGCGCTTGCCCTTGGCCTTTTTTGAGCAACGCAGCAGCGGCGATTTATTGCTGCGCCTAACCAGCAACAGCACAATTCGCGAATTAATTACTAACCAAGTGCTTTCGGTCGTGCTCGATGGCGGGTTAATGTTGGTGTATGGTGGCTTGTTGTTTTGGCAAAGTGGCAGTTTTGGCTTGACTGTCGCGATCATCGCCTTGCTGCAAGTGGCAATTATTTGGCTAACTCAAGGCCGTTTGCGCCCGCTCGTCGAAACTGATTTGTTGGAGCAAAGCGAAGCCCAAAGCTATTTGGTCGAATTACTCAGCGGCATCACCACGATCAAAGCCATGGGCGTGGAGCATTATGCGTTTGGCTATTGGCAAAATTTGGCTCGTCGCCAGCGCAACACCAGCCTACGCCGCCAACGCCTAAGCGCGGTGGTCGATAGTATTTTGGGTACGCTGCAAACCGCCACACCATTAATTTTGCTCTGGGTTGGCTTACGCGAAGTGCACCAAGGCCAGATGGATTTAAGTACGATGCTGGCATTAAATGCGATTGGCACTTTAGCCCTCGCGCCGTTGGTCACATTAATTAGCCAAGGCCAGCGCTTGCAATTATTAACCAGCTATCTCGAACGATTAAATGATGTGTTGATGGCCCAGCCTGAGCCAGATGGTAGCTTCGCGCCTGAAACAAACTTACAAGGCGCAATTCGGCTGGAAAACGTGAGTTTTGGCTATAATCCGCATACTGCGCCAATTCTGCGTGATATTTCATTGCAGATTGCGCCAGGTCAAAAAGTTGCCTTGGTTGGGCGCACTGGATCGGGCAAAAGCACGCTTGCCAAATTATTGTTAGGTTTGTATCAGCCCAGCAGCGGCCAGATTTGGATCGATGAACGCCCGATCGAGGACTATGATCGCCAAGCCTTGCGCCAACAATTTGGGGTGGTGCTCCAAGATGCCTTTTTATTTAGCGGCTCGATTCGCCAAAATATCAATTTGCAACGGGCCAGCTTGCCAGCTGCCCAACTGATTGCGGCGAGCCAACGGGCTGGGTTACACAACGACATTGTGAGCATGCCAATGGGCTATGAAACCCGGGTTGGCGAGGCAGCAGGCGGAATTTCGGGCGGCCAACGCCAACGGATCGCGCTAGCCCGCGCCTTGTTGCGCCAACCTGCGATTTTAATTTTAGATGAAGCTACCAGCCAACTCGATACCCTGACCGAACAGATTGTTGAGCAACAACTGAATCAGCTTAACTGCACCCGAATTGTGATTGCCCATCGCCTGAGCACGGTCAAAAATGCCGATGTGATCATTGTGCTTGATCGAGGGCAAATTGCTGAACAAGGCACGCATGGCGAGTTAGTTGGCGCAAATGGAGTTTATGCGAGTATGGTATCCAATCAACAACCAACCTAA
- a CDS encoding mersacidin/lichenicidin family type 2 lantibiotic — MSHEETINAWNNADQNPETEPTKPQPMPANPAGMTELSDEELRQIQGGTLVDCSIIPTMTSVNSAVPCVVHTDEQ, encoded by the coding sequence ATGTCGCATGAAGAAACGATCAACGCGTGGAATAATGCTGATCAAAATCCTGAGACTGAACCCACTAAACCCCAGCCAATGCCTGCGAATCCTGCCGGAATGACTGAATTGAGCGATGAAGAATTACGCCAAATTCAAGGTGGTACCTTGGTCGATTGCAGTATCATCCCAACCATGACTTCGGTCAATAGTGCGGTTCCCTGCGTGGTTCACACCGACGAACAGTAG
- a CDS encoding tetratricopeptide repeat protein has translation MTKLDASFGMWLKQRRKTLDLTQDELAHLVGCATVTIRKIEANTLKPSTQIAQRLAQCCNVPEAEHTAFVHFARSETTTGPVWSDQTPGAARVNFVVDQPPHNLVDLPNPLIGRDADVATINERLANEHVRLLTLVGPPGVGKTRLALQVAQQQLERFRHGVFVVALAPVTNPQDVLSVIAQTLGIKETGIRRSFEDLKNFLYDRELLLVLDNFEQVLPAASSIDQLIQACYGLKVLVTSREALRLRRERRFAVAPLAIATPANDEPSATLSPAVALFVERAQAVNPDFEINETSLRDISAVCRQLDGLPLSIELIAARSMLLAPKAMLRHLEHQLTVLTSRSSDHPPRQRTLRDAIRWSVDLLEPSDQQMFMHVGVFPQSCTLDALAAVGAEQAWALDLLDGLNTLADKSLLYAKADQQGETRFEMLNVLREYAREMLQHTGLLIQAAQRHAQYYLQLAQILQADLSQHNQHVTAGDRFEHDLFNFRAALEFFFTQRQIEQNVQLATSLADLWYLRGYAGEGRRWLAQAIDQAQTTQTTLEPTLWIEALNAAGYLAYHQGDYGDAAQTFSQSRQLIETANDQVGMARVYNNLGLIAHWQGQYAQSEALLNDSLQIWRKLDLSMAISSLVCNLGALQLDRGELSQAAELLEQSKVLCQQQHYENRISMVLQHQGKLALYRGDYATAQRCFSESQAIAEQMSNKTVIGFALMYQGYTTLAAGELDQAACYLSKAAQMSQDLGSKHMLCMVLAVQAQLAVEQAQYVVARQLFTQALELGRTMQFGTGIANALRGLALVDAIQGHYSPALEQINQAIQGYRTIGNPEGLIQALETLAFCLVTMGYGKTIEPVVAALDQLRHEYGLRRWNNQQARWQQIQQALAQPDQSTLSAEPIVAQLLDQMPSLKLRELRT, from the coding sequence ATGACTAAGCTTGATGCCTCTTTTGGAATGTGGCTTAAACAACGCCGAAAGACCCTCGATCTGACCCAAGACGAGTTGGCTCATTTGGTTGGCTGTGCCACGGTCACGATTCGTAAAATTGAAGCTAATACGCTTAAGCCTTCAACCCAGATTGCTCAGCGCTTAGCCCAATGTTGTAATGTTCCCGAAGCTGAACATACAGCATTTGTTCATTTTGCGCGTTCGGAAACAACCACTGGGCCAGTATGGTCTGATCAAACACCAGGTGCTGCACGGGTCAATTTTGTGGTCGATCAACCACCCCACAATTTGGTTGATTTACCCAATCCATTGATTGGTCGTGATGCTGATGTTGCGACCATCAATGAGCGTTTGGCCAACGAGCATGTGCGTTTATTAACTTTAGTTGGCCCGCCTGGGGTTGGCAAAACTCGTTTAGCTTTGCAAGTAGCCCAACAACAACTTGAGCGCTTCCGCCATGGGGTGTTTGTCGTAGCCCTTGCTCCTGTAACCAATCCTCAAGATGTGTTGAGCGTAATCGCACAAACCCTAGGAATCAAAGAAACTGGCATTCGGCGCAGTTTCGAAGACCTCAAAAATTTTTTGTACGACCGCGAATTATTATTGGTGCTTGATAATTTCGAGCAGGTGTTGCCCGCTGCTAGCTCAATCGATCAGCTGATTCAGGCTTGTTATGGGCTGAAGGTCTTGGTCACTAGTCGCGAGGCCTTGCGCTTACGCCGTGAACGTCGTTTTGCGGTTGCGCCGCTGGCTATTGCAACGCCCGCTAACGATGAGCCAAGCGCCACGCTTTCGCCAGCAGTAGCACTGTTTGTTGAGCGAGCACAGGCCGTTAATCCCGATTTTGAAATTAACGAAACCAGTCTGCGTGATATTAGTGCCGTTTGTCGCCAGCTTGATGGCCTGCCGTTGAGTATTGAGTTGATTGCTGCCCGCAGTATGTTGCTTGCCCCCAAAGCGATGTTGCGCCATCTTGAGCATCAATTAACCGTCTTAACCAGCCGATCGTCTGATCATCCGCCGCGCCAACGAACCCTGCGTGATGCAATTCGTTGGAGTGTTGATCTGCTTGAGCCGAGCGATCAGCAGATGTTTATGCATGTTGGGGTTTTTCCGCAAAGCTGTACCCTCGATGCACTTGCCGCTGTCGGGGCAGAGCAAGCTTGGGCGCTCGATTTGCTCGACGGCCTAAATACGCTCGCTGATAAAAGTTTGCTCTATGCCAAGGCTGATCAACAGGGCGAAACGCGCTTTGAAATGTTGAATGTGTTGCGTGAATATGCCCGCGAGATGTTGCAACACACTGGTTTATTGATCCAAGCTGCCCAACGCCATGCCCAATATTATTTGCAGTTGGCGCAAATCCTCCAAGCCGATCTCAGCCAGCATAACCAACATGTGACCGCTGGCGATCGCTTTGAGCATGATTTATTCAATTTTCGGGCGGCCTTAGAATTTTTCTTTACTCAACGTCAAATCGAACAGAATGTTCAGCTTGCTACTAGTTTGGCCGATTTGTGGTATTTGCGCGGCTATGCTGGTGAAGGTCGGCGTTGGCTGGCCCAAGCAATCGATCAAGCCCAAACCACCCAAACCACGCTTGAGCCAACCCTTTGGATCGAAGCACTCAACGCTGCGGGTTACCTCGCCTATCATCAAGGTGATTACGGCGATGCCGCCCAAACCTTCTCGCAAAGTCGCCAACTGATTGAAACTGCCAACGATCAGGTTGGCATGGCGCGGGTCTACAATAATTTGGGCTTAATTGCTCATTGGCAAGGCCAATATGCCCAATCTGAGGCTTTGCTCAACGATAGTTTGCAAATTTGGCGCAAACTTGATCTATCGATGGCGATTAGTAGTTTGGTCTGTAATCTTGGGGCACTTCAGCTTGATCGCGGTGAATTGAGCCAGGCTGCCGAGTTGCTTGAACAAAGCAAAGTGCTCTGTCAGCAGCAACATTATGAAAATCGCATCTCGATGGTTCTGCAACATCAAGGTAAATTGGCGCTCTATCGTGGCGATTATGCTACTGCCCAGCGTTGTTTTAGCGAAAGTCAGGCTATCGCCGAGCAGATGAGCAATAAAACTGTGATAGGTTTCGCTCTGATGTACCAAGGCTATACCACACTGGCCGCAGGCGAATTGGATCAGGCCGCCTGTTATTTGAGCAAAGCTGCCCAGATGAGCCAAGATCTTGGTAGCAAACATATGTTGTGTATGGTGTTGGCGGTGCAGGCACAGTTGGCCGTCGAACAAGCTCAATACGTGGTGGCTCGTCAATTATTTACCCAAGCCTTGGAGTTAGGCCGCACCATGCAATTTGGCACAGGCATTGCCAATGCCTTGCGTGGTTTGGCGCTGGTCGATGCGATTCAAGGCCACTATAGCCCAGCGTTGGAGCAAATTAACCAAGCAATTCAAGGCTATCGCACCATCGGCAACCCCGAAGGCTTAATTCAAGCGCTTGAAACCTTGGCGTTTTGTTTGGTAACTATGGGCTATGGCAAGACAATCGAGCCTGTCGTTGCTGCACTCGATCAGTTGCGCCACGAATATGGCTTGCGCCGCTGGAACAATCAACAAGCTCGTTGGCAACAGATTCAACAGGCTCTCGCGCAGCCTGATCAATCAACCCTGTCAGCCGAGCCAATTGTGGCCCAATTGCTCGACCAAATGCCCAGCCTGAAACTGCGTGAGCTGCGCACATGA
- the lanM gene encoding type 2 lantipeptide synthetase LanM codes for MNWLASLNLRERQQLGLSELGARTTSRYQRWRKQAPFEQTLWWQARLALDGLDDQQFQALLDPTVVVAAPPWAETLTAWREWQARPHPRWLNQPNLGYPLWPIVDYCLAQIEQALQQAQVKHAWPSLQAAIGKALVQRLAQLTAQTLVLELNVARLRGQLHGATSQERFEYFIERYSQISDLLDLLADYPVLLRSLVHECQTTINFISHIAQHLAHDWQQLQQHFGLELAEWTGLESLGDCHAGKSVCRLDFASGQHLAYKPRSLSTEVAFNQVLAWHNQQPQTIQLRGLKVLDCGNYGWTEWLQALPCADSAAVRRFYQRHGALLALLLVLQACDVHYENVIAVGEYPVLIDLEGLCHPLLLSNTNELIEAEQVGLLPRLHFATEQHLGVDMSGIAGNAEQTLPLPQPVWDETNTDQMALRYAPTAVPAAHNLPTCSKLQIDPLDYAAEVEQGFRTTYLTLLSAKAELLSNVLAVCADTTIRVIARPSNSYAILLRHASHPNRLRDAIDRDCLFDHLWLSIPERPHLKPFLQTEQAALWQGDIPWFGTTPRSQTIWDANDQSLPFTLAQSSWQRVELAVERLSLEDCASQIAQIRHAFGTNASPKSPQQP; via the coding sequence ATGAATTGGTTGGCAAGCCTGAATCTACGCGAGCGCCAGCAGCTTGGTTTGAGCGAGCTTGGCGCTCGAACCACATCGCGTTACCAACGTTGGCGCAAGCAAGCCCCATTCGAGCAAACGCTCTGGTGGCAGGCACGGCTGGCGCTGGATGGATTGGATGATCAGCAATTCCAAGCCTTGCTTGATCCCACCGTTGTGGTTGCTGCGCCGCCATGGGCCGAAACCCTCACAGCATGGCGCGAATGGCAAGCCCGCCCGCATCCGCGCTGGCTCAACCAACCAAACTTGGGCTATCCACTCTGGCCAATCGTCGATTATTGCTTAGCTCAGATTGAACAAGCCTTGCAGCAAGCACAGGTTAAGCATGCTTGGCCGAGCTTGCAGGCAGCGATTGGCAAGGCGCTCGTGCAACGTTTAGCCCAATTAACTGCCCAAACGCTGGTGCTTGAGCTGAATGTAGCCCGTTTGCGTGGCCAACTCCACGGCGCAACCAGCCAAGAGCGTTTTGAATATTTCATCGAACGCTATAGTCAAATCAGCGATTTGCTCGATCTATTGGCTGATTATCCGGTGTTGTTGCGGAGTTTGGTGCATGAATGTCAAACGACAATTAATTTTATCAGCCACATTGCCCAGCATCTCGCTCACGATTGGCAGCAACTCCAACAGCATTTTGGGCTTGAACTTGCCGAATGGACAGGTTTGGAAAGCTTGGGCGATTGTCATGCGGGCAAGAGTGTTTGCCGCTTGGATTTTGCCAGCGGCCAACATTTGGCCTACAAACCGCGTTCACTGAGCACCGAAGTTGCCTTTAATCAGGTTTTAGCGTGGCACAACCAACAACCGCAAACCATCCAATTACGTGGTTTGAAGGTGCTCGATTGTGGCAATTATGGCTGGACGGAATGGCTGCAAGCCTTGCCGTGTGCCGATTCGGCGGCGGTACGGCGTTTTTATCAACGCCATGGAGCCTTATTGGCCTTGCTTTTGGTGTTACAAGCCTGCGATGTGCACTATGAAAATGTGATTGCCGTCGGCGAATATCCAGTCTTGATTGACCTCGAAGGCTTGTGCCATCCCCTGCTATTGAGCAATACCAACGAATTGATCGAGGCTGAACAAGTTGGCTTGTTACCACGCTTGCACTTTGCCACCGAGCAACATCTTGGAGTCGATATGAGCGGCATCGCGGGCAATGCCGAGCAAACCTTGCCCCTACCCCAGCCAGTTTGGGATGAGACCAATACTGATCAAATGGCTTTGCGCTATGCTCCAACCGCCGTGCCAGCCGCCCACAATTTGCCAACCTGTAGCAAGCTCCAAATTGATCCATTGGATTATGCCGCTGAGGTTGAGCAAGGTTTTCGCACCACCTATTTAACCTTGTTGAGCGCCAAAGCCGAGTTGTTGAGCAATGTTCTCGCCGTTTGTGCCGATACCACAATTCGGGTAATTGCCCGCCCATCGAATAGTTACGCGATTTTGCTGCGCCATGCCAGCCATCCCAATCGGCTGCGCGATGCGATTGATCGTGATTGTTTGTTTGACCATTTGTGGCTAAGCATCCCTGAGCGACCACATTTGAAACCGTTTCTGCAAACTGAGCAAGCAGCACTGTGGCAAGGCGATATTCCATGGTTTGGCACGACCCCACGTTCGCAAACCATTTGGGATGCCAATGACCAAAGCTTGCCATTTACCTTAGCCCAAAGCAGTTGGCAACGGGTTGAACTGGCAGTTGAGCGCTTGAGTCTTGAAGATTGCGCAAGCCAAATCGCCCAAATTCGCCATGCTTTTGGGACTAATGCTTCACCCAAATCGCCCCAGCAGCCATGA
- a CDS encoding PQQ-dependent sugar dehydrogenase, with translation MLLNIATLVLLSLWLGAMIGGLLLMRQAGRWRWIGLAIAVQGLILLVFQGLLSTYPIGIGDPLIRVKFWDLLSQAAVVLGALAVVVVVLWWLAKQVRYSIDQQLRRRGLALLLLFGMPLIATPAFYTMWQTSIPERERERNPDLRVINVPEGFEWSVYARGTMDNPTAIAFGAENELYIADIAGDLWIGRDQNNDQQIDSLSKWAGDFDLLVGLVWRDGELYCASSGKIEALRDSNGDGVADSRRIVVDNLPSMILQPHSNNGLAFGPDGRLYFGVGSTTDGKFEENELAASVLSVNPDGTDLRPYARGLGNVFDVAFNADGALFGGDNGPSSVEGNDPPDEFNYLVEGEHYGYPYFFGDPPSDGGTRGALISFPAHSVPTGVTFYSGDQYPQIYSDSAFLTLWQTGEVVHIEVGQTSNGDYLAKSTTFADGMLYPIDVITGPDGNLYIADFGTSAIYRITYNGAR, from the coding sequence ATGCTGCTGAATATTGCAACCTTGGTGCTGTTATCACTTTGGCTGGGGGCGATGATTGGCGGATTATTGCTTATGCGCCAAGCAGGCCGTTGGCGCTGGATTGGCCTTGCCATTGCCGTGCAAGGTTTGATCTTGCTGGTATTTCAAGGCTTGCTCAGCACCTATCCAATTGGGATTGGCGACCCATTAATTCGGGTGAAATTTTGGGATTTGCTGAGCCAAGCGGCGGTCGTGCTTGGTGCCTTGGCGGTCGTCGTAGTTGTTCTATGGTGGCTGGCCAAACAAGTGCGCTACAGCATCGATCAGCAATTGCGCCGACGAGGCTTAGCCTTATTGTTGCTCTTTGGCATGCCATTAATCGCCACACCCGCCTTTTACACCATGTGGCAAACTAGCATTCCCGAGCGCGAACGTGAACGCAACCCCGATTTGCGGGTGATCAATGTGCCCGAAGGTTTTGAATGGAGCGTCTACGCCCGTGGCACGATGGATAATCCCACAGCGATTGCCTTTGGCGCTGAAAACGAACTATACATCGCCGATATTGCTGGCGATTTGTGGATTGGCCGCGACCAAAATAATGATCAGCAGATCGATAGTTTGAGCAAATGGGCTGGCGATTTTGATTTGTTGGTTGGCTTGGTTTGGCGCGATGGTGAGTTGTATTGCGCTAGTTCGGGCAAAATCGAGGCCTTGCGTGATAGTAATGGCGATGGCGTAGCCGATAGTCGCCGCATTGTGGTTGATAATTTGCCCTCAATGATTTTGCAGCCACACTCCAACAATGGCTTGGCCTTTGGCCCCGATGGCCGCTTGTATTTTGGGGTTGGCAGCACTACCGACGGTAAATTTGAGGAAAATGAATTAGCCGCCAGCGTTTTATCGGTCAATCCCGATGGCACGGATTTGCGTCCGTATGCCCGTGGCTTGGGCAATGTGTTTGATGTTGCTTTCAATGCCGATGGGGCGCTGTTTGGGGGCGATAATGGCCCTAGCTCAGTTGAGGGCAATGATCCGCCAGATGAATTTAATTATTTGGTCGAAGGCGAACACTATGGCTACCCCTACTTTTTTGGCGACCCGCCCAGCGATGGCGGCACACGCGGCGCATTAATCAGCTTTCCCGCTCACTCGGTGCCCACGGGAGTTACATTTTATAGTGGCGATCAGTATCCGCAAATCTATAGTGATAGCGCCTTTTTGACGCTCTGGCAGACGGGTGAGGTCGTGCATATTGAGGTTGGGCAAACCAGCAACGGCGATTATCTGGCCAAATCAACCACCTTTGCTGATGGTATGCTCTACCCGATTGATGTGATTACTGGCCCCGATGGCAACTTGTATATCGCCGATTTCGGTACGAGTGCAATCTACCGAATCACCTATAATGGAGCGCGTTAA
- a CDS encoding cytochrome c, producing MRRFGYFVVGLLLLGCGAANDSTSVGNAERGKRIFQGAEVLTLDQLEACVDCHSDVAGEAGQGIGQNLSNIGNRAAQRPDGTSAIDYLRLSLTEPDKELVGGFQEGIMPRDYAQKLSTQDINDLIGYMLTLKSGID from the coding sequence ATGCGACGATTTGGCTATTTTGTGGTGGGCTTGCTGTTGCTGGGCTGTGGTGCTGCCAACGATAGTACCAGCGTGGGCAATGCTGAGCGCGGCAAACGCATTTTTCAGGGAGCCGAGGTGTTGACACTCGATCAACTCGAAGCATGTGTCGATTGCCATAGTGATGTTGCTGGTGAAGCAGGCCAAGGCATCGGCCAAAATCTCTCAAATATTGGCAATCGTGCTGCGCAACGCCCCGATGGCACAAGTGCGATCGATTATCTGCGGCTCTCATTGACCGAGCCAGATAAAGAACTGGTGGGCGGCTTTCAAGAGGGCATTATGCCGCGCGATTATGCCCAAAAATTATCAACCCAAGATATTAACGATCTGATTGGTTATATGCTAACGCTAAAAAGTGGCATTGATTAA